From the Butyrivibrio fibrisolvens genome, one window contains:
- a CDS encoding glutamate-5-semialdehyde dehydrogenase, translated as MNIQIEARNMKLAAPKLANTSIEQRNKALLMIADALENSKDKIFAANDEDMEAAAGEGLAMSIQKRLKFNEAKLADAISGIKQLVDLPDPTGRVLLKRELDEGLVLTRVSVPIGVIGVIFEARPDALVQIASLCIKSGNCAILKGGKETAKTNRVLFDIIKSSVIEAGLPKECLLQAQLHNEIDELLACDKDVDLLIPRGSNKFVRYIMEHTKIPVMGHSSGICHIYVDDKADTDAAIPVIIDAKTQYPAACNAVETILVNRKIADSFLPKLANAFKDNNVKMRGSSEVCNMLKGSFEVEVMEDDDFATEYNDYIVSIKLVDDVVEAADHINRFGSHHTDSILTTDDSASEYFTKMVDSAGVYVNCSTRFADGYRYGFGAEVGISTGKLHARGPVGLEGLVTYKYKLIGSGHIVGDYAGGLRSFHHKDLDF; from the coding sequence ATGAATATACAGATAGAAGCACGTAACATGAAGCTTGCAGCTCCAAAGCTTGCAAATACATCAATAGAGCAGCGCAATAAGGCTCTCCTTATGATCGCTGATGCCCTTGAGAACAGTAAAGACAAGATATTTGCAGCCAATGATGAAGATATGGAGGCTGCAGCAGGTGAAGGCCTTGCCATGTCTATTCAAAAAAGGCTTAAATTTAATGAGGCCAAGCTCGCTGATGCTATATCCGGTATCAAGCAGCTTGTAGATCTTCCTGATCCTACAGGAAGAGTTTTATTAAAAAGAGAGCTTGACGAAGGACTTGTACTTACAAGAGTCAGTGTGCCCATAGGCGTTATAGGTGTTATCTTTGAAGCTCGTCCCGATGCCCTTGTTCAGATCGCATCTTTGTGCATCAAGAGCGGTAACTGCGCTATTTTAAAGGGAGGCAAGGAGACAGCAAAGACCAATAGAGTTCTTTTTGATATAATAAAATCCAGTGTCATAGAGGCTGGACTTCCTAAAGAGTGCCTTCTTCAGGCACAGCTTCATAACGAGATTGATGAGCTTCTTGCTTGTGACAAGGATGTAGATCTTCTGATACCACGCGGGTCTAACAAGTTTGTAAGATATATCATGGAGCATACCAAGATACCTGTAATGGGGCATTCCAGCGGTATCTGTCATATATATGTTGATGACAAGGCAGACACAGATGCGGCAATCCCTGTTATAATAGATGCTAAGACTCAGTATCCTGCTGCTTGCAATGCTGTAGAGACTATCCTTGTTAATAGAAAGATAGCTGATAGCTTCCTTCCAAAGCTTGCCAATGCTTTTAAAGACAATAATGTCAAAATGAGAGGAAGCAGTGAGGTCTGCAACATGCTTAAAGGCTCCTTTGAAGTCGAAGTTATGGAAGATGACGACTTTGCTACTGAGTATAATGATTATATAGTTTCTATCAAATTAGTAGATGATGTGGTAGAAGCTGCTGATCATATCAACCGATTTGGATCGCACCATACAGATAGTATTCTTACAACAGATGATAGTGCTTCTGAATACTTTACCAAGATGGTGGATAGCGCCGGAGTATATGTTAACTGCTCGACACGTTTTGCTGACGGATACAGATACGGATTTGGAGCAGAAGTCGGTATCAGCACCGGCAAACTCCATGCAAGAGGTCCTGTCGGACTTGAAGGACTTGTTACTTATAAATATAAACTTATCGGAAGCGGTCATATAGTCGGAGACTATGCCGGAGGCCTTAGATCTTTTCATCACAAGGATCTTGACTTCTAA
- a CDS encoding zinc ribbon domain-containing protein codes for MVCPGCGKEVKNNAEFCPNCGRSLRRTNDNKGSKKIIGIVATVLAVLILASVAVLILTNISAYRYNRLIDKGNNYLDQMQYEDGIVAFDEAIKIDPKRPDAYEGKVSIYIAKGDYESALSVINDGFEAVEGQDYIAAFTEFAVGVYDQYADVLVSEGNYQEALEVLEKGNDLMPGQLVNQIADVMQSASEQPKADESKNSSDNKTDAVSEADALAKESSNDTEDASDKDLVQETLDIFDIDLSVGNDGTYTLKGNVSRKDPVTVSYDDYQNMNIGDVMTFDFGGNSSNVLLQCYFIEDGVKYLSDEGKTFSSIDEFYELELSMGGYYYLDPKNTYGSDITLYWASDDDEIGGHGQMARTSYSVESFTVNSNCYVKVQYDENGMWTDTKREITLEQFYEDFTNGLVPSYLEIGINAANEVISIRSEFVS; via the coding sequence ATGGTCTGTCCTGGTTGCGGTAAAGAAGTTAAAAATAATGCGGAATTTTGTCCTAATTGTGGTAGATCCCTGAGAAGAACAAACGATAACAAAGGTTCAAAAAAGATAATTGGGATAGTAGCTACGGTTCTGGCAGTTCTGATTTTGGCTTCTGTGGCTGTTCTGATATTAACTAATATTTCTGCTTACAGATATAATCGTCTTATCGATAAAGGTAATAACTATCTTGATCAGATGCAATATGAAGATGGAATAGTCGCTTTCGACGAAGCAATCAAGATAGATCCCAAGCGCCCTGATGCTTATGAAGGAAAAGTAAGTATTTATATAGCAAAAGGCGATTATGAAAGTGCGCTTTCTGTAATAAATGACGGCTTTGAAGCAGTTGAAGGGCAGGATTACATAGCTGCCTTCACTGAATTTGCAGTGGGTGTATACGATCAGTATGCAGATGTATTGGTATCGGAGGGAAACTACCAGGAAGCGCTTGAAGTGCTTGAAAAGGGCAATGATCTGATGCCGGGACAGTTAGTAAACCAGATCGCTGATGTTATGCAAAGTGCAAGCGAGCAGCCAAAAGCTGATGAAAGTAAAAACTCTTCAGATAATAAAACTGATGCTGTAAGTGAAGCAGATGCTTTGGCAAAAGAAAGCAGTAATGATACAGAAGATGCATCTGATAAAGACCTTGTTCAGGAAACTTTAGATATTTTCGATATAGATCTTTCAGTAGGAAATGATGGAACGTATACCCTGAAAGGAAATGTAAGTAGAAAAGACCCAGTGACGGTGTCTTATGATGATTACCAAAATATGAATATCGGCGATGTAATGACTTTTGATTTTGGAGGCAACTCATCAAATGTCTTACTACAATGTTATTTTATTGAGGATGGTGTCAAATATTTGAGTGACGAAGGTAAGACATTTTCATCAATTGATGAATTTTACGAACTCGAGCTTAGCATGGGTGGGTATTACTATCTGGATCCCAAAAACACTTATGGTAGTGATATAACTCTATATTGGGCATCAGATGATGATGAAATCGGAGGGCATGGTCAGATGGCCAGAACGAGTTACTCTGTAGAATCATTTACAGTAAACAGTAATTGTTATGTTAAGGTTCAATATGATGAGAATGGAATGTGGACTGACACAAAACGAGAAATTACACTTGAGCAGTTTTACGAGGATTTTACTAATGGTTTAGTACCAAGTTATTTAGAGATTGGTATAAATGCAGCAAATGAAGTTATATCTATTCGTTCAGAGTTCGTTTCCTGA
- a CDS encoding FHA domain-containing protein: MSEDNQLLVIEQGKTSIYTLDERPIWEVGRQSGDVVPDICLNVHTVSRRHGSFQNMDGNWFYIDRNGKNGTTCRGRKVGTGIGGRTKPVMLKDGDVLVFGGGEKGVVCDKTALAVFCTHRIDSSIKKVDTKQYNEADAGTVIKSDDGLTVVMGDYSYIIEYMI; this comes from the coding sequence ATGAGTGAAGATAATCAGCTCCTTGTAATAGAACAAGGAAAGACATCCATATATACGCTGGATGAACGTCCTATATGGGAAGTTGGCAGACAGTCAGGAGACGTAGTTCCTGATATATGCCTTAATGTACATACAGTAAGCCGCAGACATGGGAGCTTTCAGAATATGGATGGCAACTGGTTCTATATTGACAGAAACGGCAAGAATGGAACCACTTGCAGAGGCAGGAAAGTCGGAACCGGAATAGGCGGAAGAACCAAGCCTGTTATGCTTAAAGATGGAGATGTACTTGTTTTTGGCGGTGGTGAAAAAGGCGTTGTATGTGATAAGACAGCACTTGCCGTTTTTTGTACACATAGAATAGACAGTTCTATAAAAAAGGTTGATACAAAGCAGTATAATGAAGCTGATGCAGGAACAGTCATTAAATCAGACGATGGCCTGACTGTGGTTATGGGAGACTATAGTTATATCATTGAATATATGATTTAA